One Rhodococcus sp. P1Y DNA window includes the following coding sequences:
- a CDS encoding (deoxy)nucleoside triphosphate pyrophosphohydrolase has product MTGLVVAGALVVDGLLLLAQRARPPELAGLWELPGGKVEDGESPDAALERELREELGVETAVGEQLSGEVPVGNGLILRAYRVELISGTPVALDHSDIRWVDARTLGVMDLVDADRTWVPEIGSMLRQTGPS; this is encoded by the coding sequence ATGACAGGACTGGTTGTCGCAGGCGCCCTGGTCGTCGACGGGCTACTTCTGCTCGCACAACGGGCACGCCCACCCGAGCTCGCAGGCCTGTGGGAGCTGCCCGGTGGCAAGGTCGAGGACGGCGAGTCGCCCGACGCTGCCTTGGAGCGTGAGCTGCGGGAGGAGCTGGGCGTCGAGACGGCCGTGGGTGAGCAACTGTCCGGCGAGGTGCCCGTCGGGAACGGACTGATTCTCCGGGCCTACCGGGTCGAGCTGATCTCGGGAACGCCTGTGGCGCTCGATCATTCGGATATCCGGTGGGTCGACGCACGCACTTTGGGCGTCATGGATCTCGTCGACGCCGACCGCACCTGGGTTCCCGAGATCGGCTCGATGCTCAGGCAGACCGGGCCTTCTTGA
- a CDS encoding 4a-hydroxytetrahydrobiopterin dehydratase translates to MTELLSDSDIDAALTGLPEWSLVDKSITRTVELPTFPAAIEFVSRIAVAAESADHHPDIDIRWRKLTFTLSTHSDGGLTQKDVRLAHEIDSLLPDD, encoded by the coding sequence ATGACCGAATTACTCTCCGACTCCGATATCGACGCCGCACTCACCGGATTGCCCGAGTGGAGTCTCGTCGACAAGTCCATCACCCGCACGGTCGAACTTCCGACGTTTCCGGCCGCCATCGAGTTCGTCTCTCGTATCGCGGTTGCCGCGGAGAGCGCCGATCATCATCCCGACATCGATATCCGCTGGCGAAAGCTGACCTTCACATTGTCCACGCACTCCGACGGCGGCCTCACGCAGAAGGACGTACGTCTGGCTCACGAGATCGATTCTCTGCTTCCCGACGACTGA
- a CDS encoding mannosyltransferase, with protein sequence MNRLVRYAPLLLALSVIARFVWAFATENGMNLVDLHVYVDGSAALLRDDLYDFTYSAETPDFPLPFTYPPFAALVFFPLHYLPFTFVGVCWQLATMAAMFLLVKLSLEMVVPDRNVTRVAMAWTALALWTEPVRTTLDYGQVNVFLALGALVAIRSARWWLAGGIIGFIAGIKLTPAITGLYFLATKRWKAAAFSAVAFVATVAVSYLVLGHQAGTYFTTLLGDADRIGPVGSVWNQSLRGAMSRIAGDDVESGPAWIVGVLVFAALAFLAWRSLRMGDRLGTLLIVQLLGLTVSPISWSHHWVWVLPLLVWLLHGPDRTLLGTRLVAGYWLISTLVGVPWILSFFQESIWLVSRPGVLAWLGAVDIVGVLLVYGWTIYTGRTRLSRREAENRSREPDVRPSA encoded by the coding sequence GTGAACCGCTTGGTTCGATATGCACCGCTTCTGCTTGCGCTCTCGGTGATCGCCAGGTTCGTCTGGGCCTTCGCCACCGAGAACGGGATGAACCTCGTCGACCTCCATGTCTACGTCGACGGTTCGGCCGCTCTGTTGCGCGACGACCTGTACGACTTCACGTACTCCGCGGAGACGCCGGATTTCCCGCTCCCGTTCACGTATCCGCCGTTCGCAGCGTTGGTGTTCTTCCCGCTGCACTATCTGCCGTTCACCTTCGTCGGGGTGTGCTGGCAGCTCGCGACCATGGCGGCGATGTTCCTGCTCGTCAAGCTGAGCCTCGAGATGGTGGTCCCGGATCGGAATGTCACTCGCGTCGCGATGGCGTGGACTGCCCTGGCCCTGTGGACCGAACCGGTACGTACAACTCTGGACTACGGCCAGGTCAACGTTTTTCTTGCACTCGGAGCACTCGTCGCGATCCGAAGCGCCCGGTGGTGGTTGGCAGGAGGCATCATCGGCTTCATCGCGGGGATCAAGCTGACCCCGGCGATCACCGGCCTCTACTTCCTCGCCACGAAGCGGTGGAAGGCTGCGGCGTTCTCAGCTGTCGCCTTCGTCGCAACGGTTGCCGTCAGCTATCTGGTTCTCGGCCATCAAGCGGGAACGTACTTCACCACGCTGCTCGGGGACGCCGACCGCATCGGCCCTGTCGGGTCGGTGTGGAACCAGTCGCTTCGAGGCGCGATGAGTCGCATAGCCGGCGATGACGTCGAGTCGGGACCCGCCTGGATAGTGGGTGTACTCGTCTTCGCCGCGCTCGCGTTCCTGGCGTGGCGATCGCTGCGGATGGGAGACCGGCTCGGAACACTGCTCATCGTGCAGTTGCTGGGCTTGACGGTGTCGCCGATCTCGTGGTCACACCACTGGGTCTGGGTTCTTCCGCTGCTGGTGTGGCTCCTGCACGGCCCCGATCGCACCTTGCTGGGCACTCGGCTCGTCGCCGGCTACTGGTTGATCTCGACCCTGGTCGGTGTGCCGTGGATCCTCAGCTTCTTCCAGGAGTCGATCTGGCTGGTCTCGCGGCCCGGCGTACTCGCGTGGCTGGGCGCGGTCGACATCGTCGGCGTCCTGCTGGTCTACGGCTGGACGATTTACACCGGTCGCACGCGGCTCAGTCGTCGGGAAGCAGAGAATCGATCTCGTGAGCCAGACGTACGTCCTTCTGCGTGA
- a CDS encoding Rv1157c family protein — protein sequence MLRTGLTRRTVTAAAVALAAALAVPNVAAAEPSPPAAELPPFFLPTPDQPLPDYAEIEALASFAPAILGAAAGPTDVAGPPQADLLGQARALLENSALPDQVKSTLETVITFLDGSGGGGPELPPADGPVIAQFLYPTIGKGCISDSADSVGTALAVPGPATLPPPGPPAGQAGFVFTALGTAPIAAAQEAPLTVTWLNLDNRRTGTQDLTGASNINPDGPATVSTIADTGPGRVLAVISGSITTQSKEDPTAPARTCGFLPTIGTVYVP from the coding sequence GTGCTTCGTACCGGGTTAACGCGCAGGACCGTCACTGCTGCAGCTGTGGCGCTCGCTGCCGCGCTGGCTGTGCCGAATGTTGCAGCGGCCGAACCGTCCCCTCCCGCAGCGGAACTCCCGCCGTTCTTCCTCCCCACTCCTGATCAGCCGCTTCCCGATTACGCAGAGATCGAAGCACTCGCATCCTTCGCGCCTGCCATCCTCGGCGCTGCTGCAGGCCCCACGGACGTGGCCGGACCTCCTCAGGCAGACCTCCTCGGGCAGGCACGTGCGCTTCTCGAGAACTCGGCACTGCCGGATCAGGTCAAGTCCACCCTCGAGACGGTCATCACGTTTCTCGACGGCTCCGGCGGTGGCGGTCCCGAACTTCCGCCCGCAGACGGCCCAGTGATCGCGCAGTTCCTCTACCCCACCATCGGCAAGGGCTGCATCTCGGACTCTGCTGATTCGGTCGGGACCGCTCTCGCTGTTCCCGGCCCTGCGACGCTTCCTCCTCCCGGCCCGCCCGCGGGTCAAGCAGGGTTCGTCTTCACCGCGCTCGGCACGGCCCCCATCGCTGCTGCGCAGGAAGCTCCGCTGACCGTCACCTGGCTCAACCTCGACAACCGTCGCACAGGCACTCAGGATCTGACGGGCGCATCGAACATCAATCCCGACGGACCCGCAACGGTCTCGACGATCGCCGACACCGGCCCTGGTCGCGTCCTCGCCGTCATCTCCGGTTCGATCACCACCCAGTCGAAGGAAGATCCGACGGCACCTGCTCGTACGTGTGGGTTCCTGCCGACCATAGGAACCGTCTACGTTCCCTGA
- a CDS encoding DUF1906 domain-containing protein, with protein MHVSRRDLFKYAAVGSATALGLAALNSTVAHADGLGTLVDYSGGVPSPESIRAAGHLGAVRYVSDRRPGAEWMLGKPLKRGEADALTEAGLEVVSNYQFGKGETSDWKGGFAAGVKHAKRGLELHRAAGGPENRPIYASIDDNPTAVQFATQIAPYILGWQSIVGAENTGIYANSPTIELASVAGLGQWYWQHNWGTPKGFRHPKAHLHQVQIDKGKIDGISVDINVILKADYGQWSLA; from the coding sequence GTGCACGTATCGCGCCGGGACTTGTTCAAATATGCCGCCGTGGGGTCGGCGACCGCGCTCGGGCTTGCGGCGCTGAATTCGACGGTTGCCCACGCGGACGGGTTGGGCACCCTCGTCGATTACTCCGGTGGTGTGCCGTCGCCGGAATCCATCCGCGCTGCAGGTCACCTCGGTGCCGTTCGCTACGTCTCGGACCGCAGGCCAGGCGCCGAATGGATGCTCGGAAAGCCGTTGAAGCGCGGCGAGGCGGACGCCCTCACCGAAGCGGGCCTCGAAGTGGTGTCGAACTATCAGTTCGGCAAGGGCGAAACCTCCGACTGGAAGGGGGGATTCGCGGCAGGCGTCAAGCACGCCAAGCGTGGCCTGGAGCTGCATCGCGCCGCAGGTGGGCCCGAGAACCGGCCCATCTACGCATCCATCGACGACAACCCGACGGCCGTCCAGTTCGCTACCCAGATCGCGCCGTACATCCTGGGCTGGCAGTCGATCGTCGGCGCCGAGAACACCGGAATCTACGCCAATTCGCCGACCATCGAATTGGCTTCGGTCGCGGGCCTCGGTCAGTGGTATTGGCAACACAACTGGGGAACGCCCAAGGGGTTCAGACACCCGAAAGCGCATCTGCATCAGGTGCAGATAGACAAAGGGAAAATCGACGGGATCAGCGTCGACATCAATGTAATTCTCAAAGCCGATTACGGACAATGGTCGTTAGCGTGA
- a CDS encoding TerD family protein: MGVTLAKGGNVSLSKEAPNLTAVSIGLGWDVRNTTGGDFDLDASAIGLGADKKSAGDLFFVFYNNLRSPDGAIEHTGDNRTGEGEGDDESINIDLVALSPEIDSIIFPVSIHDADALRQSFGQVINAFIRVVDRADGRELARFDLTEDASTETAMVFGELYRRGQEWKFRAIGQGYASGLAGIVRDYGINAS, from the coding sequence ATGGGCGTCACCCTGGCCAAGGGCGGCAATGTCTCGCTGTCCAAAGAAGCCCCCAACCTCACTGCCGTGTCGATCGGTCTCGGCTGGGACGTGCGCAACACGACCGGCGGAGATTTCGACCTCGACGCGAGCGCAATCGGTCTCGGCGCTGACAAGAAATCCGCGGGCGACCTGTTCTTCGTCTTCTACAACAACCTTCGCTCCCCCGACGGCGCGATCGAGCACACCGGTGACAACCGAACGGGAGAAGGAGAGGGCGACGACGAGAGCATCAACATCGACTTGGTCGCCCTGTCCCCCGAGATCGATTCGATCATCTTCCCGGTCTCGATTCACGACGCCGATGCACTTCGACAGAGCTTCGGCCAGGTCATCAACGCATTCATTCGTGTAGTCGACCGCGCCGATGGCCGCGAACTGGCCCGTTTCGACCTCACCGAGGATGCGTCGACCGAAACTGCAATGGTGTTCGGCGAACTCTATCGCCGCGGTCAGGAATGGAAGTTCAGGGCAATCGGGCAGGGATACGCGTCCGGTCTCGCCGGCATCGTTCGTGATTACGGAATCAATGCCAGTTGA
- a CDS encoding WS/DGAT domain-containing protein: protein MPGRLHPTDAQTYWMSAKIPNDQFLLYCFDTDASAASVRDELIQNAQAIADLQIRISEVPFSLGYPRMKPMRIRGGHVRDRGRGTSWPECLAEISSSFDRQLDQSETPWCIHLFEAVDDAPRCTGPALVAVLQISHALGDGRIASHIARRLFGDHRERMPTVLGRGRFGPREFVRRSKRAHELDQILTSDTESGAVPAQAPGRPLTRVNVAPSGTTSVRCVVRESSELTAPGISVTVGATTAISVALARYLERLGDSVPASLGAEVTMSKTGTRKARNHFRNSGVDLFPVATDITERAERIAASLADRRARAEHPAMEAQSLATEMVPAVLLHWGIRQFDATAVPDAVTGNTVVSSVARGDDNLFLGGGRVRFTAGFPALSPVMGLTHGVHGIGDAVTLSVTSSESAVPDPDVYEALLHDAVDEVADALRRRALPG from the coding sequence ATGCCCGGACGTCTTCATCCGACCGACGCCCAGACGTACTGGATGTCGGCAAAGATCCCGAACGATCAGTTCCTGCTCTACTGCTTCGACACCGACGCCTCTGCCGCGTCCGTACGGGACGAACTGATCCAGAACGCACAGGCGATCGCAGACCTGCAGATTCGGATATCCGAGGTTCCATTCTCGCTCGGTTACCCGCGCATGAAACCCATGAGGATCCGCGGCGGGCACGTGCGCGATCGAGGGCGCGGGACTTCGTGGCCGGAATGCCTCGCCGAAATCTCGTCGAGTTTCGACCGCCAGCTCGATCAGAGCGAAACCCCCTGGTGCATACATCTTTTCGAGGCAGTCGACGATGCACCACGCTGCACCGGACCGGCTCTCGTTGCAGTGCTGCAGATTTCACATGCACTCGGCGACGGCCGCATCGCTTCGCACATCGCTCGCAGGTTGTTCGGCGATCATCGCGAGAGGATGCCGACCGTGCTCGGTCGCGGACGATTCGGCCCACGAGAATTCGTTCGAAGGTCCAAGCGTGCCCACGAACTCGATCAGATCTTGACCTCGGACACCGAATCCGGTGCCGTACCCGCGCAAGCGCCAGGTCGTCCACTGACCCGAGTGAACGTCGCACCGTCGGGCACGACCTCCGTTCGCTGCGTCGTGCGCGAGAGTTCCGAATTGACCGCCCCCGGTATCAGCGTCACAGTGGGGGCGACGACCGCCATCTCGGTCGCACTGGCTCGCTACTTGGAACGTCTCGGTGACAGCGTGCCTGCATCGCTCGGCGCCGAAGTCACTATGTCCAAAACCGGAACCAGGAAGGCACGCAACCACTTTCGCAATTCAGGCGTCGACCTTTTTCCTGTCGCCACAGACATCACGGAACGCGCCGAGCGGATAGCCGCTTCCCTGGCCGATCGGCGCGCACGGGCCGAGCATCCCGCCATGGAGGCGCAAAGCCTGGCAACCGAGATGGTGCCCGCGGTTCTGCTCCACTGGGGCATCCGGCAGTTCGACGCCACGGCCGTTCCCGACGCGGTCACGGGCAACACCGTCGTCTCGTCCGTCGCGCGCGGCGACGACAACCTGTTTCTCGGCGGCGGCCGGGTCCGATTCACCGCAGGATTCCCTGCCCTCTCGCCGGTCATGGGCCTCACGCACGGAGTGCACGGAATCGGCGACGCCGTGACCCTGAGCGTCACGTCCTCCGAGTCCGCTGTTCCGGACCCCGATGTCTACGAAGCGCTGCTACACGACGCCGTCGACGAGGTCGCCGATGCACTGCGCAGGAGAGCACTCCCCGGCTAG
- a CDS encoding GPR1/FUN34/YaaH family transporter yields the protein MTTTDPSSTRTVATVDPAPPVADPALIGVPTFLVGSIALGLVLTGYVPAAATGASIPIILAATGIGQLVAAIWAASRDQNAVASVFGIFTGFWLSYAVLVLGLTNNWYGIVAEDAVQTQKLFLLTWLVVIVLLTVASIRLPLAFTLLFALIDLALFFVFLGTSNASTSLTSIGGYLVFAFVAVGAYLFLDAMSRSTGGRGLPLGRPVLT from the coding sequence ATGACAACTACAGATCCATCATCTACGCGCACCGTCGCCACGGTCGATCCGGCTCCTCCCGTTGCGGATCCAGCACTGATCGGCGTGCCCACGTTCCTCGTGGGATCGATAGCACTCGGCCTCGTCCTGACGGGGTACGTACCGGCTGCAGCGACGGGAGCGTCGATCCCGATCATTCTTGCGGCAACCGGAATCGGCCAGCTCGTCGCAGCGATCTGGGCGGCGAGCCGCGATCAGAACGCAGTAGCGAGCGTGTTCGGCATCTTCACCGGCTTCTGGCTCAGCTACGCCGTTCTCGTTCTTGGACTGACCAACAACTGGTACGGCATCGTCGCCGAAGACGCCGTGCAGACACAGAAGTTGTTCCTGCTCACCTGGCTGGTCGTGATCGTTCTTCTGACTGTGGCGAGCATTCGGTTGCCGCTGGCGTTCACCCTTCTGTTCGCTCTGATCGATCTCGCGCTGTTCTTCGTCTTTCTCGGCACCTCGAACGCCAGCACATCGCTGACATCCATCGGCGGCTACCTGGTGTTCGCATTCGTCGCCGTCGGCGCATACCTGTTCCTCGACGCGATGAGCCGCTCGACGGGTGGTCGCGGGCTTCCGCTGGGTCGGCCGGTACTCACCTGA
- a CDS encoding PE-PPE domain-containing protein, protein MMQMTVLAVGGTGESHPDDHRTDVTGLLSQVTDSLDSRFTARWVGYPASYGPVAIGGLSFQHSAQIGVRRLVAAIENTDGPVALIGYSQGCTVVREVLGRIASGELVLPSVSAAGLISDPQQPAGVVPGCTGRGVAGIGPAVPSSVQVLWIGHPHDMICNASDDSYIRDIADLTGWMSFRTPNIWLRQLLTLLRSNGFQNAAKTRLSPRQWVRDVRRLRTAARELAGYLPRSMTWRRYRFANPAGDRHIAYASEPLDASGLTGCEILAQWLQVQATFLTYELAA, encoded by the coding sequence ATGATGCAGATGACGGTCCTCGCGGTGGGAGGCACGGGTGAATCCCACCCGGACGATCACCGCACCGATGTGACGGGTCTGCTCAGCCAGGTCACCGATTCGCTGGACAGCCGGTTCACCGCTAGGTGGGTCGGCTATCCAGCGTCGTACGGTCCCGTTGCCATCGGTGGTCTCAGTTTTCAGCACAGCGCGCAGATCGGAGTACGACGCCTCGTCGCGGCCATCGAGAATACCGACGGCCCTGTCGCATTGATCGGGTACTCGCAGGGATGCACGGTGGTTCGTGAGGTGCTCGGCCGGATCGCGTCGGGGGAACTGGTGCTGCCGTCCGTGTCGGCTGCTGGGCTCATCTCCGATCCCCAGCAACCTGCAGGCGTCGTACCGGGGTGCACCGGCCGCGGCGTGGCAGGAATCGGTCCAGCTGTGCCGTCCTCGGTCCAGGTGCTGTGGATCGGTCATCCCCACGACATGATCTGCAACGCCAGCGACGACAGCTACATCCGCGACATCGCGGACCTCACCGGGTGGATGTCGTTTCGGACTCCGAACATCTGGCTTCGCCAGCTGTTGACTCTTCTGCGCAGCAACGGTTTTCAGAACGCGGCGAAAACCCGACTGTCACCGCGACAGTGGGTCCGCGACGTCCGTCGGCTCCGCACAGCAGCCCGGGAACTGGCCGGATACCTCCCGCGCTCGATGACGTGGCGTCGGTACCGGTTCGCGAACCCTGCCGGCGACCGACACATCGCCTACGCGAGCGAACCCCTGGACGCGAGCGGCCTCACCGGGTGCGAGATTCTCGCCCAGTGGTTGCAGGTTCAGGCCACGTTCCTGACCTATGAACTCGCTGCCTGA
- a CDS encoding SRPBCC family protein yields MSSFLVERKTTIAASPEKIHALIDDFHNWTRWSPWEDADPNLKRTYTGPDAGVGASYAWSGNRKAGAGAMTITDSKPGQIVVLDLVFTKPFKAKNKTTFTIDPGPNGSEVTWAMTGENNLLFTLVGKIFPMDKVVGKDFEKGLARLKAQAEKV; encoded by the coding sequence ATGAGCAGCTTCCTGGTCGAACGTAAGACCACCATCGCAGCGTCGCCGGAGAAGATTCACGCGTTGATCGACGATTTCCACAATTGGACACGGTGGTCACCGTGGGAAGATGCCGACCCGAACTTGAAGCGCACCTACACCGGGCCCGATGCCGGTGTAGGTGCGTCGTACGCCTGGTCGGGAAACCGCAAGGCAGGCGCAGGCGCCATGACGATCACCGATTCGAAGCCCGGTCAGATCGTCGTTTTGGATCTGGTGTTCACCAAGCCGTTCAAGGCGAAGAACAAGACCACGTTCACCATCGATCCCGGTCCGAACGGTTCCGAGGTCACCTGGGCGATGACGGGTGAGAACAACTTGCTTTTCACCCTGGTGGGAAAGATCTTCCCGATGGACAAAGTTGTGGGCAAGGATTTCGAGAAGGGACTGGCCCGGCTGAAGGCTCAGGCCGAGAAGGTCTAG
- a CDS encoding VOC family protein, with protein MTSPKIDMDYTVLDCPDTAALAEFYGKVLGWKIVRSEGDWAVLQGPGELRLAFQQAADFVPLDWPSDGIKIHLDFVVDDMDAAEQYVLGLGATKLEGNENHAGFTVFRDPVGHVFCLCRRD; from the coding sequence ATGACTTCGCCCAAGATCGACATGGACTACACAGTGCTCGACTGCCCGGACACCGCGGCACTCGCCGAGTTCTACGGCAAGGTGCTCGGATGGAAGATCGTCAGGTCCGAGGGCGACTGGGCCGTGTTGCAGGGGCCGGGTGAGCTCCGGCTGGCATTCCAGCAGGCGGCCGACTTCGTTCCGCTCGACTGGCCGTCGGACGGAATCAAGATCCATCTCGACTTCGTCGTCGACGACATGGACGCCGCGGAACAGTACGTTCTCGGCCTCGGCGCGACGAAGCTCGAGGGCAACGAAAACCATGCGGGGTTCACGGTCTTCCGTGACCCCGTCGGTCACGTGTTCTGCTTGTGCCGTCGCGACTGA